In Canis lupus dingo isolate Sandy chromosome 1, ASM325472v2, whole genome shotgun sequence, a single genomic region encodes these proteins:
- the LOC112645543 gene encoding histo-blood group ABO system transferase-like isoform X2, protein MSRCPRAHLHQAQASSYKSYLYPRSQKPESTQADVNLTVREHRGLQSVKLSRMLYRQPQVLTPARKDVLVVTPWLAPIIWEGTFNTDILNEQFSLRNATIGLTVFSIKTYMIFLKQFLQSAEMYFMVGHRVIYYIFTDKPEYVPYLNIQKGRQIIILEVESYYDHWQDISMQRMEMISNFCQERFHQEVDYLVCSDVDMRFSDHVGVEILSSLFGTLHPGYYGLNRTDFPYERRPQSQAHIPKDEGDFYYIGALFGGSVPEVYKLTKACHEAIMVDQANHIEAIWHDESHLNKYLLYHKPSKVLSPEYLWQQQQMDHMHDQEMIFSKIIRRKKLKVLKKNYQLKNW, encoded by the exons ATGTCCCGGTGCCCAAGAGCCCACTTGCACCAGGCCCAGGCCTCAAG TTATAAGAGTTACCTGTACCCaagaagccagaagccagaaaGCACCCAGGCTGATGTAAATCTGACTGTGAGAGAACACAGGGGCCTGCAAAGTGTGAAATTATCAAGGATGCTATATCGCCAGCCCCAGGTGCTAACACCGGCTAGGAAAGATGTCCTTGTTGTGACCCCTTGGCTGGCTCCCATCATCTGGGAAGGGACTTTCAATACTGACATCCTGAATGAGCAGTTCTCACTCCGGAATGCCACCATTGGATTAACTGTATTTTCTATCAAAACATACATGATCTTCCTGAAGCAGTTCCTGCAGTCTGCAGAGATGTACTTCATGGTGGGACACAGGGTGATCTACTACATCTTCACTGACAAGCCTGAATATGTTCCTTATCTTAACATCCAAAAAGGAAGGCAGATCATCATCCTTGAGGTCGAGAGCTATTATGACCACTGGCAGGACATCTCCATGCAGCGCATGGAGATGATCAGTAATTTTTGCCAGGAGCGCTTCCACCAGGAGGTGGATTACCTTGTGTGTTCAGATGTGGACATGAGGTTCAGTGACCACGTGGGTGTGGAGATACTCTCCTCCTTGTTTGGCACCCTTCATCCTGGCTACTATGGGCTGAATCGGACTGACTTCCCCTATGAACGTCGGCCTCAGTCACAAGCCCATATTCCTAAAGATGAGGGGGACTTTTATTACATAGGGGCCTTATTCGGGGGGTCAGTGCCAGAGGTTTACAAGCTGACCAAGGCCTGCCATGAAGCAATAATGGTTGACCAAGCCAACCACATCGAGGCCATTTGGCATGATGAGAGCCACCTGAACAAGTACCTGCTTTACCACAAACCCTCCAAGGTCCTCTCCCCTGAGTATCTATGGCAGCAGCAGCAAATGGATCATATGCATGACCAAGAAATGATCTTTTCCAAAATCATAAGGCGGAAAAAATTGAAGGTCTTGAAGAAGAATTACCAACTAAAAAACTGGTGA
- the LOC112645543 gene encoding histo-blood group ABO system transferase-like isoform X1 → MAQLLQILAATQKCCSLRVTFLLIALIMIFFSYKSYLYPRSQKPESTQADVNLTVREHRGLQSVKLSRMLYRQPQVLTPARKDVLVVTPWLAPIIWEGTFNTDILNEQFSLRNATIGLTVFSIKTYMIFLKQFLQSAEMYFMVGHRVIYYIFTDKPEYVPYLNIQKGRQIIILEVESYYDHWQDISMQRMEMISNFCQERFHQEVDYLVCSDVDMRFSDHVGVEILSSLFGTLHPGYYGLNRTDFPYERRPQSQAHIPKDEGDFYYIGALFGGSVPEVYKLTKACHEAIMVDQANHIEAIWHDESHLNKYLLYHKPSKVLSPEYLWQQQQMDHMHDQEMIFSKIIRRKKLKVLKKNYQLKNW, encoded by the coding sequence ATGGCTCAGCTGCTGCAGATACTGGCTGCGACACAGAAATGCTGCTCGCTTCGAGTGACCTTCCTTCTCATAGCGCTCATCATGATTTTCTTTAGTTATAAGAGTTACCTGTACCCaagaagccagaagccagaaaGCACCCAGGCTGATGTAAATCTGACTGTGAGAGAACACAGGGGCCTGCAAAGTGTGAAATTATCAAGGATGCTATATCGCCAGCCCCAGGTGCTAACACCGGCTAGGAAAGATGTCCTTGTTGTGACCCCTTGGCTGGCTCCCATCATCTGGGAAGGGACTTTCAATACTGACATCCTGAATGAGCAGTTCTCACTCCGGAATGCCACCATTGGATTAACTGTATTTTCTATCAAAACATACATGATCTTCCTGAAGCAGTTCCTGCAGTCTGCAGAGATGTACTTCATGGTGGGACACAGGGTGATCTACTACATCTTCACTGACAAGCCTGAATATGTTCCTTATCTTAACATCCAAAAAGGAAGGCAGATCATCATCCTTGAGGTCGAGAGCTATTATGACCACTGGCAGGACATCTCCATGCAGCGCATGGAGATGATCAGTAATTTTTGCCAGGAGCGCTTCCACCAGGAGGTGGATTACCTTGTGTGTTCAGATGTGGACATGAGGTTCAGTGACCACGTGGGTGTGGAGATACTCTCCTCCTTGTTTGGCACCCTTCATCCTGGCTACTATGGGCTGAATCGGACTGACTTCCCCTATGAACGTCGGCCTCAGTCACAAGCCCATATTCCTAAAGATGAGGGGGACTTTTATTACATAGGGGCCTTATTCGGGGGGTCAGTGCCAGAGGTTTACAAGCTGACCAAGGCCTGCCATGAAGCAATAATGGTTGACCAAGCCAACCACATCGAGGCCATTTGGCATGATGAGAGCCACCTGAACAAGTACCTGCTTTACCACAAACCCTCCAAGGTCCTCTCCCCTGAGTATCTATGGCAGCAGCAGCAAATGGATCATATGCATGACCAAGAAATGATCTTTTCCAAAATCATAAGGCGGAAAAAATTGAAGGTCTTGAAGAAGAATTACCAACTAAAAAACTGGTGA